A window from Branchiostoma floridae strain S238N-H82 chromosome 16, Bfl_VNyyK, whole genome shotgun sequence encodes these proteins:
- the LOC118403643 gene encoding UPF0691 protein C9orf116 homolog, with amino-acid sequence MPATGENGAPKAVEETNNDSIAPPKEVDELGIPKGAKTSEFYRVHEKLPARFDNPDWFQGYRAKGPHPQYRTSNGDYGGRNPNVHTMQTQFHGRSQKFSQHLGVCGMYRNHSFNTYVEKSKVNGVDNLITMEEKNNFHRSYNPNGPAML; translated from the coding sequence ATGCCTGCAACCGGTGAAAACGGCGCTCCAAAGGCGGTGGAAGAGACCAACAACGACTCTATCGCCCCTCCCAAGGAGGTTGACGAACTGGGCATTCCGAAGGGAGCCAAGACTTCCGAGTTTTACCGAGTCCACGAGAAGTTGCCTGCAAGATTCGACAACCCAGACTGGTTTCAGGGATACCGGGCCAAGGGACCTCACCCCCAGTACCGTACATCCAACGGAGACTACGGCGGCAGGAACCCAAACGTACACACCATGCAGACGCAGTTCCACGGAAGGTCGCAGAAGTTCTCCCAACACCTGGGGGTATGCGGGATGTACAGGAACCACTCGTTCAACACATACGTCGAGAAGAGCAAAGTTAATGGCGTGGACAATCTCATAACCATGGAGGAAAAGAACAATTTCCACAGAAGCTACAATCCCAACGGACCTGCCATGTTGTGA